In Ptychodera flava strain L36383 unplaced genomic scaffold, AS_Pfla_20210202 Scaffold_54__1_contigs__length_889265_pilon, whole genome shotgun sequence, one genomic interval encodes:
- the LOC139128458 gene encoding uncharacterized protein isoform X2, producing the protein MVSNSQDKTGKEEDKVNTAEQRDREQFGDGDGVDISRDKNVISGRIRQKGQIEIKVRPDGIIPKRGKSVREVAAAFYSNKQTKENAVLVGKQLDQRHEHMELHDTREGSISYIMDCQSSEALESLMDDYSSGSLYRMVKSTFLSESLLDEIGALYLSLGASIDYEEYLLCQEELAGKDIYHLPIEVIEEMNEEIKSDILRKQVDVTMRQQTTRQKATDRDILRAMSVEQERGRQTELDELMNEWIKIRTELQQLNASHSELVFDRQEFVRNTGAIINEVDVPVGIKQELMMVFQKFLPSCRDKTASLIKSW; encoded by the exons ATGGTATCAAATAGTCAGGATAAAACAGGAAAGGAAGAGGATAAAGTCAACACAG CTGAGCAAAGAGATAGAGAGCAATTTGGTGATGGAGATGGAGTCGACATATCAAGAGACAAGAATGTAATTAGTGGAAGAATACGACAGAAAG gtcaaattgaaataaaagtgaGACCAGACGGTATTATTCCAAAGAGAGGTAAAAGTGTGAGGGAAGTTGCTGCTGCCTTCTActccaacaaacaaacaaaagaaaatgctgTACTGGTTGGGAAACAACTAGACCAACGCCATGAACATATGGAATTACATGATACACGTGAAGGAAGCATTTCTTACATCATGGATTGCCAGTCATCGGAAGCCTTGGAGTCTTTGATGGATGACTATTCAAGTGGAAGTCTCTACAGGATGGTGAAGAGTACATTCCTATCTGAGAGTCTGCTGGATGAAATTGGAGCTCTATACCTGTCATTGGGAGCATCGATAGACTATGAGGAGTATCTGCTATGTCAGGAGGAATTGGCAG GTAAGGACATCTACCATCTGCCTATTGAAGTCATCGAAGAGATGAATGAGGAAATCAAATCAGACATTCTAAGAAAACAAGTCGATGTTACAATGAGACAACAAACAACAAGGCAGAAAGCTACAGACAGAGATATCCTAAGAGCAATGTCAGTGGAACAAGAGAGAGGTAGACaaactgaacttgatgaactTATGAATGAATGGATCAAGATACGGACTGAATTACAACAACTGAATGCCTCTCATTCTGAATTGGTTTTTGATCGACAAGAGTTCGTCCGAAACACAGGGGCCATAATCAATGAAGTAGATGTTCCTGTAGGAATAAAGCAAGAATTAATGATGGTTTTCCAGAAGTTCTTGCCTTCATGTCGAGACAAGACCGCAAGTCTGATCAAAAGTTGGTGA